TGTAGGGAGCCCTGAAGATATTGTAGCAACTCGCTCTCTTGGATTCCTCAATAATGATAACAATCATGATTCGGGTCCGGGTTCGGGTTCGGGTTCGAAAGTCAATTCACCTAGAAAAGGGAAATTAGGCCTTAATTTAGGTGATAAGGAGAAACCAGTTGGGGTTAGAGTAAATGGGAATGGTTATAAGGAGGATTCATCAGATAAGAAAACCTCTTCTCTGAGTAGGACTAAGTCTCAGTTGTCAAAAACTGCTCTAAATTTGGATTTGAAGAAAGAAAGTTCAGGAAAATTGAAATCATCAAGTTCAAGGTCGATTCCTTCTTCTCCAACAAGTTGTTATTCACTTCCTACTTCATTTGAGAAATTTTCTACTGGGGTCAAGCAGCAAACAAAGGTTAAAGGTTCCAATAAATCGGGCCCTCTGGAAAGGGCAAGTTCTACCCGTGGAGCAAGTCCTACTGCAAAGAGGGTACCGGTCATTAAGAATATAGTTCATGGATTTGAGCTTGGGGCCAAAGCTCTAAGGAAGAGTTGGGAAGGGAATACGGAAGTGAAGAACAGGGAGAATTCAAAATTAAGGGCTTCTAAATGTGATCCGAAGACTGATCATCGAAGCATTTCTGTAAGTGTAACCATTTATAGATTATGACATTCAATTTAATATGATTCAGTTGATGCACTCAAAGATTACTTCCTTTTGTTGTTCTTAAAATTATGTTAGAATTTTGGACtgtatgttgcacggacacttcTAGTTAGTAGCGTTTGTGCGTTTCGTGTCTGTGTCTGTGTCCGTGTCCATTTCCTGTCTCTGTCCATTTTGGTTTTTAGGCTACtttatgaaggttatgttttagaaataacggtTCCCGTGTCTGTTTCCGTGTCCATGCCCGTATCCGTGTCCGTGTCCATGCAACATAGTGTTTGTTTTATTGGTATAGATGTTTATTGGTGGTATATTGATGTGGCTTATTGTATTAGGatgattttataattttttaagagAATAAAATAGTGAATTGATGATTGTATCTTTAATACTCTCTTTCGGTTCGTGATTAGTCCCTTTTGTCTACTAGTTTGGAATGTCTTTTGTTGCTTGCTGTATTCTTCTATTCAGTTTTTCGTGACGGTGCCCTGTTCTTTTGAAGTGAAACTGCTAGATTTACATCTGATCTAAATTTATTTTGGGCAGACTCCTAGAAAAAGCACCTCGAGTGAGAGATTGCCATCAAAAGAGGATTATAAATCTCAATTATCCGCAAAATCATTTAAAGAGGAGAACAGAAATCCAATAGCTACAAAGAAAGTTACCACGAATGGGATTTTGGATGACCAAGAAAAGTCAAATAAGATAAGAATGTCTGCCGGAAAGAAATCATCAGGAGATATTGCTAGTCATGGCTTTCCCGGGAATTTGGTCAAGGTTCCGATAAATAGTAAGAGACTAACTGAGGGAAGTGTTTCATGGAGTGCGCTGCCATCTTCTCTTTCCAAGCTTGGAAAGGTAAAATTTCTGGACGGCATTGCTCTTCATAGGTTCTTGGTcatttttaacatttttctATAATGccttttctttatatttttctGGAAGGCACTCACTTCACTTGTATAGCATTGTTACCATATTGATCAAATATTAGCCAATTGCGTTTAGCTATTTTGTTAGATTAAATAGAAGCATAGAAATGATTAGATTTTTTACTTGTGGTATTTAATAAAACAAGCTAAGTAGAAGCGTAAGACAGTCTTAGTAGAATCAAATCCTGACTACCAAATAAGTTGTTTGGACCTCTATAATTCTTATTTGAGTCCTGGGCTATCTTTATCATTTAGCCATTTTCTAGGGTAATATACTCTATTAGACTGTATCTCAAATTAATCAAAAAGATACCCTGTAACATTATTCCTACATTAACCACTTGCGAGATGCAGACCAATAAAATCTCCCATAATGTTTTTTTGGTAAATGGATCCAATTACTCGGTTCGAGACTTCGAGGTTGATCATACACCTTTTAAGTGGCCCCTCTCccaattaagatttttttttatacatgaGAAATTGTAACTTTCTCTGCAAATTATCTAGCAGAGGAAGTTGCAGCCGACTGCATCATCATTCTTACTTTAACTGCTCTGGTCATCAGGAGCAAACTCCGATTGACTTCCATGTGTTGTTCGTTCTTTATTCATTTGGTTTTCTATTGTGCCATAAGATTTGTTAAGTCCCACACTTTGTttccattttctcatttcttTCATATATTTTTACTATAGGAAGTTCTGAGGCACAGAGATGCTGCACAGGCAGCAGCAGTAGAGGCTATGCAAGAGGCTTCTGCTTCGGAGAGCTTACTTCGATGTCTAAGGTACGATACTGATCAATAATGAAGATTCATAATATTATAGTTTAGCGTCTTGTTggtaatagttttttttattacttgaGCAAGATTCTAGGAGTTCTGATATGCTATTTTCAGTCAAATAACATCTAATCGAATTGAATTTCATATGAAATGGATACTCCAGGCAGGAATTGCTTACTGTGAAGCATTTATGAATTATTGATTTATTTCTGTAGATTGAAATGTTGCATCCGTGTTCTTCTAAATGCTAAGTAGCAGTACATCCATAATATTGCTATAGTGAACTGCCAGGGGTTTATTTTCTAAGATACAAAATCCGTCTCTCATGTTGGGTGAGTCAGGTGCTTTATAAAACTGACCTTGAACCTGTATCCGCTTTACTGAATACATATTAGGATCTGAATATATACCGACAATTTTCATGAATGGTTTGTATTCTTTTTCCGCAAAAATAGTTTTGGGATTACTGAAAATCAGAATGATAAATGCCAGGTTGATGATAACGAACTTTGTATAACCCTTATTGGCAGCTATTTCCCATTAGATTCTCATTACAATTGCAAATTATCTATATGGACTTGCACTAGCCTTCACAATATATATGTTCGTAGCTTCACTAAAGGGGGTCTTAGGTAGGTTAAGTTAAATATCTCGAGTTGGAGTCTTAGTGTATGCAACAAATTTTAATTGGGAGAGGAGCCACTTAAAGAGTGCCTAATCAACCTCGAACCGATCAGTCGGATTTATTACCAAAAAAGGGGATCAATTTGGAACTCCTTAGTGTCCTTTCATTAAATTTGCTGTAGGAAATGCCCTCCCCGTCCTACTCTCCATAtccataaaaagaaaaacatagatAGATGATGGGTATGATTGGGACATTATATTCAATGGTTGTGCCTTCTTTCTAAGCATTCAAGAATAATTAGCTTCGGTTTTTAGGACCAGCACCTTAGATGTAGCTTAATAACGTAGCAAAGCAGTTATTGATATTTTTAGGATTAAATGAATTTCTTAAAAGATAATTTATCCATCATGATCATGTATATGTTGTGTTAGTCTTTGAaacaaagaaagagaagaatcaTTTCTATCTATTATCATTGAGGGATTACATCTATTTATACGGGATATGCGCTAGTAAGACAAAGATTGATTGCTCCAATAGATAGTACATTCTTTCTACATGTATGCAGCTCATTTGAACCGTTGTTTTAACTCTCTTTCTTCTGCCACTTCTTGCAGTATATACTCTGAGCTAACTTCCTCGGCTAAAGAAGATAACCCACAACCTGCTGTCGAGCAGTTCTTGACACTTCATACGAGCTTGAACAATGCTCGCACAGTTGCAGATTCCTTGTCTAAAATAGTTCCAGCTGGTTCATCCTTGGATTCTAATGATAACCCATCAGAAGAAGTCCTAAAGGTCACATCCCATAGGCGTAAACAAGCCGCCACTTGGGTCCAAGCTGCGCTGTCCACCAACCTTTCACCCTTCTCGGTATTCACCAAAGAAACTTCTCCTGCTCACAGCCAAGGCCAAAAAACATCTACTGGTAATCAACCCGTCTTAGTCCTTGAAAACTCTTCCAAGAATGGGCCTGCCAAAGCTCCGGGGAAAACTCGGCCAGCAGTTGTTTCCAAGCTTGTAGCAACGGGAGCCTTCCGCAAATCTGTGGATAACTCTGCTGTCAGTCAGAAGTTGCAACCCCAACCTCCGCCCGAGTGGATCAGAGGAAACAGTCTCGACGAAGCTGTGGACTTGGCTGAAATGTTGCAGATGGAATCCCAAGACTGGTTCCTGGGATTTGTGGAGAGGTTCTTGGATGCTGATGTAGATTCGTCAACGTTGTCGGATAACGGGCAAATAGCGGGCATGTTGAGTCATCTGAAGAGTGTGAATGACTGGTTAGATGAGATTGGATCAAGCAAGGATGAAGGGGAAACACTGAACGTCTCAGCAGAGACAATTGATAGGCTACGGAAGAAGATATATGAATATCTTCTGACACATGTTGAATCTGCGGCTGCTGCACTAGGCGGTGGTGGTGGGGGATCACAATCATCGCCAAGGACCCGAAACatagaaacaaaaacaaaaaggtgAATTGATTGGTTATTATGCATATAATACAGAAGCATTCTTGTTTTAGTTGTGTCCTTAACCACCAATTGGGTTAAGGACTGCAAGGTGTTCTAATTTATGTACATAAATCCTAAATGGGTTTGAGGTATAGTTGTGAAAGAAAAGCATTAAAAGATGAAAAATTTAAGGAGTTTTCTAGCAAAGCATTTGATTTTTGTTCTGAGATTATAGAAATTGATTGGGTTATTTTGTAGTTGAGAAGGAAATTTTCATTCATGGTGCTTAATTGTATTgttgtgaaaaaaaaaagcatatttCAGCAGTAACAGAAATGTAACAGATACAGACAAGTCTCACTTGTATGTTTTGTGAGGGCTCACAAGAATATAGTTTCTGTAAGATTTTCAACTCTCTTCGTGtccctctttctctctctttatcaGTTTCTCATTCTTTCTCAACAGTGGGGTTCTCGTGAATTCTGataaccaaatgaattttgtcATTTTGTCATTCAATGTTAGATTAGAATCAATGTGAATACTACCAGTATTTTCAAAAGCATATATGTAAAAGGTCATCTTCCAAAATGGtacattttcttcatttttacaTTGTTCCTATATGTATCTACATTAATAATCAGAGCTACATTTACAGCAATCGAGATTGCAGTTAGTTATTTAATGATAATTGTGTTTTAATGACCGATTCGTACATTGTGTTAGTTTGTACTTCATGGTGACTGTTAATTATTTTAGTTAGTTCGTTATCTTCACCGTTTATTATTACTCTAGGACTATGGTGAAAGATCTTGAGAATTAGATAGATAtagttgaatttgcatttttgcttcttcttcatccttccATTGTATTGGAACTTGTATATGAAAATACTGTATAATCGTTGATTTAGTTAATGAGAATTTCCATCAATTTATAGTTATGTTTCTCTacggtcttttttttttttttggtagaaaaggaaaggaaagcaaagcaaaacaagcaactacaccgggattagcctaggaaagctaaccccaatcctatcctctaaaagagcctaggaaagctaactccaatcctatcctctaaaagaagaggagaaagagcgataggagaacggtaagggtagaaacacctaacacctcctcatggcctgccgccgccaagtgatctcTACAGTCtttatgaatttgtttaaagtcaTTTTTATTTCAACATTGTCTAAATCTAGTTTTATTCTATTACTTAGTGCTTTAAAAGTCATGctactttaagtaagtttaataAGCTAACGAgacatttttaaaattaaaaagtctAACCAATATGTAGACCACATTTATAGATACTAATGCATTATGCCTAATGTtatatttttatgatttattatCATCCAAAACTTTAATTTGCACAAGTTTTCCATTCattctttttattgttattaataTTAACTTTTGAAGATGATATATTTAGGAggtgtttattttaattagatGAGAATATGATATGAAATACAAAATGAACGCTTAATTCTTTTGTTAACGTTTGGTTACACAGAATACGAAAGAAAGAATGAGAATCTGATTCCCTCTTATATGGGACCCACCCATTCCTCCCTGCACCCCAAGGAATCAAATCTGATTCACTTTTCCTTGTTGAATGCCCTCTATTTGTTGCTTTCTAAAGAACTGGATGTTTAAATGGAGTTGTTATTTAATTTGGTAATTCAAAAGATCCTATTGTTTTACTGTATCAGTTAGCTAGATATGATTATATTACCTAGGAATCTAgattaattttatcttttcttgTTCTATAACTTCACTTAATTAGGATTATTTCTCTATCAATGTTGTAATATCACTACTTATATTTTTTCCTAGTTTGTCAATTCATCTTTTCCTTAAACTTGCAACCCGTCGCACCTGTTGTATCAGCACAGATAGGTTCGATAGGTGCAGTAGTACTATTACCCGTGCTAAATTTTGTATGgacttccataaaaaaaataagtagatAAATTTGATTTTCATATAAGTAATTCTGAAATGATTGTCTTTTTTATTTGGCAATTTCAGATGCAATAGATAATACATTCTTTCTATATCTAATGCACCTCATTTGAACCATTGTCTTAACTTTCTTTGTTCTGCCGCTTCTTGAAGTATATATTCTGAGCTAACTTCCTCGGCTAAATAAGATAAACCCGCAACCTGCTGTCGAGCAGTTCTTGGCACTTCATACGAGCTTGAACAATGCCCGCACAGTTGCAGATTCCTTGTCTAAAATAGTCTGGATGGTTCATCCTTACATTCCAATGATAACCTATCACAAGAAGTCATAAAGGTCACATCCGATAAGGGTAAACAAGCCACCACCTGGGTCCAAGCTGCATTGGCCACAAACCTCTGACCCTTTTCCTTATTCACCAAAGAAACATCTGCAGCTCTCAATCAAGGCCAAAAAAAGTAAATCAACCTGTTTTAGTCCTTGAGAACTCTTTAAGAATGGAACTGCAAAAGCTCCAGCGAAAACTCACCCATCAGTTGTTTTCAAGCTTGTAGCAATGGGAGCCTTCCGCAATTCTGTGGATAACTCTTCTGCCAGTCAGAAGATGCAACCCCAACCTCCGTTCAAGTGGATCAGAGGAAACAGTCTCGATGAAGCTGTGGACTAGGCTGAAATGGTGCAGATGGAATCCTAAGATTGGTTCCTGGGGGTTTGTGGAGGAGAGGTTCTTGGATGCTGATTGGTTCCTGGGGGTTTGTTGAGTCAGCTGAAGAGTGTGAATGACTGGTTAGATGAGATTGGATCAAGCAAGGATGAAGGAGAAACACCGAATGTTTCAAAAGTTGTTATTGACTTCCTAGTTCATTTGAGAAATTTTCTACTAGGGTCAAGCAGCCAACAAAGAATCATAATCAGAACTAGGATCAAGATCATAATCAGAACTAGGATCAAGATCAGAATCAGAACTAGGATCGGGATCAGAATCAGAACTATCTTCTTCAActacatcatcttcttcatctatATCATTATCTTCAGACTCAATGCGGGGATCGAAACCAGAATCAACCTCCAAGCCCCTATCTCAGAATCATATGtaagaatcagaatcagaagtAGGTTCGAGATCAGAATCAGAACTAGGATAAAGCTCTTCTAAAACTACATCCTCTTCTTCAACTATCTCATCTTCTGCAACTATATCATCTTCTCCAAATAGATCATCTTCTGCAACTAtatcatcttcatcatctaGCTCCTCTTCTTCAActacatcatcttcttcatatATGTCATCTTCTTCAACTATATCCTTTTCTTCAACTATATCGATATCTTCAGAATCCGTTTCAGAACTAGAATCCGAATAAGAATAAGAACTAAAACTACAACCAGAATTAGAACCAAAATGAGGATAAAACTCTTCTTTAACTACATTAATATG
The window above is part of the Euphorbia lathyris chromosome 3, ddEupLath1.1, whole genome shotgun sequence genome. Proteins encoded here:
- the LOC136224573 gene encoding uncharacterized protein, translating into MKRGRISTIIDSNAKRGRKETAEVRHIQTQASIPDLPKDILVNILLRLSSSKNIFVCKCVCRTWYDIISEAEFAKHINVVKEEFYPHFGSNSGCSFSSYSYSDSSSETDSEDIDIVEEKDIVEEDDIYEEDDVVEEEELDDEDDIVAEDDLFGEDDIVAEDEIVEEEDVVLEELYPSSDSDLEPTSDSDSYI
- the LOC136224572 gene encoding uncharacterized protein, which produces MANLVPGVLLKLLQHMNTDVKVAGEYRSSLLQVVGIVPALAGGELFSNQGFYVKVSDSSHATYVSLPDEHDDLILSDKLQLGQFIHVERLEAASPVPILRGVRPVPGRHPCVGSPEDIVATRSLGFLNNDNNHDSGPGSGSGSKVNSPRKGKLGLNLGDKEKPVGVRVNGNGYKEDSSDKKTSSLSRTKSQLSKTALNLDLKKESSGKLKSSSSRSIPSSPTSCYSLPTSFEKFSTGVKQQTKVKGSNKSGPLERASSTRGASPTAKRVPVIKNIVHGFELGAKALRKSWEGNTEVKNRENSKLRASKCDPKTDHRSISTPRKSTSSERLPSKEDYKSQLSAKSFKEENRNPIATKKVTTNGILDDQEKSNKIRMSAGKKSSGDIASHGFPGNLVKVPINSKRLTEGSVSWSALPSSLSKLGKEVLRHRDAAQAAAVEAMQEASASESLLRCLSIYSELTSSAKEDNPQPAVEQFLTLHTSLNNARTVADSLSKIVPAGSSLDSNDNPSEEVLKVTSHRRKQAATWVQAALSTNLSPFSVFTKETSPAHSQGQKTSTGNQPVLVLENSSKNGPAKAPGKTRPAVVSKLVATGAFRKSVDNSAVSQKLQPQPPPEWIRGNSLDEAVDLAEMLQMESQDWFLGFVERFLDADVDSSTLSDNGQIAGMLSHLKSVNDWLDEIGSSKDEGETLNVSAETIDRLRKKIYEYLLTHVESAAAALGGGGGGSQSSPRTRNIETKTKR